The following coding sequences lie in one Sorghum bicolor cultivar BTx623 chromosome 6, Sorghum_bicolor_NCBIv3, whole genome shotgun sequence genomic window:
- the LOC8054273 gene encoding 60S ribosomal protein L14-1 → MPFKRFVEIGRVALVNYGKEYGRLVVIVDVVDQNRALVDAPDMVRCQMNFKRLSLTDIKIDIKRVPKKTTLIKAMEEADVKTKWENSSWGKKLIVQKRRASLNDFDRFKIMLAKIKRGGAIRQELAKLKKVAAAA, encoded by the exons ATG CCGTTCAAGAGGTTCGTGGAGATCGGGCGGGTGGCTCTTGTGAACTACGGCAAGGAGTATGGCCGCCTTGTCGTCATCGTCGACGTCGTCGACCAGAACAGG GCTCTTGTGGATGCCCCTGACATGGTCCGTTGCCAAATGAACTTCAAGCGGCTTTCCCTGACTGATATCAAGATTGACATTAAACGTGTCCCAAAGAAGACTACATTGATTAAGGCAATGGAGGAAGCTG ATGTGAAAACCAAGTGGGAGAATAGCTCATGGGGCAAGAAGCTGATTGTGCAGAAGAGGAGAGCATCGCTCAATGACTTTGACAGGTTCAAGATCATGTTGGCGAAGATCAAG AGGGGTGGTGCCATCAGGCAAGAGCTTGCTAAGCTTAAAAaggtggctgctgctgcttaG
- the LOC8054274 gene encoding antifreeze protein Maxi, with protein MATMASALLRAARARDASRSAAVAATRAAEMASRSARAGAAAAAATRAAAMASRSARAAGVAAAAARAAAARCRGDSGVILRIKSCPSCPGLENGSTKPRDDALSYTSPCADYYAKLSDAGIIPMDKDLESDEAVWALSERWSRSTFVCL; from the coding sequence ATGGCGACAATGGCATCGGCTCTCCTGCGGGCTGCCCGTGCCCGTGACGCATCTCGCTCAGCTGCAGTAGCCGCAACTCGCGCTGCTGAGATGGCATCCCGCTCAGCGCGCGCGGGCGCCGCTGCGGCAGCCGCAACTCGCGCCGCTGCGATGGCGTCCCGTTCAGCGCGTGCGGCCGGCGTAGCCGCagccgccgcgcgcgccgccgccgcccgctgcCGCGGGGACTCAGGCGTCATACTTCGCATCAAGAGCTGCCCAAGTTGCCCAGGTCTCGAGAACGGATCCACGAAGCCACGTGACGATGCTCTCTCCTACACCTCTCCCTGCGCCGATTATTACGCGAAGTTGTCAGATGCTGGTATCATCCCGATGGACAAGGACCTGGAGTCGGATGAAGCTGTATGGGCCTTATCCGAGCGCTGGTcgcgtagcactttcgtttgtttgtga
- the LOC110436292 gene encoding casein kinase 1-like isoform X2 — MEHVVGGKFKLGKKIGSGSFGELYLAVNVQNGEEVAVKLESVKSRHPQLHYESKLYMLLQGGTGIPHLKWFGVEGEYNVMVIDLLGPSLEDLFNYCSRKFSLKTVLMLADQMISRVEYMHTRGFLHRDIKPDNFLMGLGRKANQVFVIDYGLAKKYRDLQTHKHIPYRENKNLTGTARYASVNTHLGVEQSRRDDLESLGYVLMYFLRGSLPWQGLKAGTKKQKYDRISEKKMLTPVEVLCKSYPSEFTAYFHYCRSLRFEDKPDYSYLKRLFRDLFIREGYQLDYVFDWTIMKYPQFRDKSKLQSSGKISGLAGPSAERTDRTAAEALFRRTGSGSGHNREHTKHRSLLESLMPSKTVDSDKTRPSSSSRNGSTSRRAVLSSSKPSSSGDPSDPNRMGRLVPSSSSRPPTAQRAHPSGGAEMRSSSLSKIGRSSHDDAIRNFELLSLGADRRK; from the exons ATGGAGCACGTGGTCGGGGGCAAGTTCAAGCTCGGGAAGAAGATCGGGAGCGGATCCTTTGGGGAGCTCTACCTCG CCGTGAACGTGCAGAATGGCGAGGAGGTGGCTGTCAAACTG GAATCGGTCAAATCACGACATCCACAGCTTCACTATGAATCAAAACTATACATGCTTTTGCAGGGTGGAA CTGGGATTCCACATCTTAAGTGGTTCGGGGTGGAGGGGGAGTACAATGTCATGGTGATTGATCTGCTTGGTCCAAGTCTGGAGGACTTATTTAACTACTGCAGCAGAAAGTTCTCCCTTAAAACAGTACTAATGCTTGCTGATCAGATG ATCAGTAGAGTAGAATATATGCACACGAGGGGGTTTCTACATCGTGATATCAAGCCTGATAATTTCCTCATGGGTTTAGGACGTAAAGCAAACCAG GTATTTGTCATTGACTATGGCCTTGCGAAAAAGTATCGAGATCTCCAAACTCATAAGCACATACCATACAG GGAAAACAAAAATCTCACAGGAACAGCACGATATGCCAGTGTAAATACCCATCTTGGAGTAG AGCAAAGCAGAAGAGATGATCTGGAATCTCTTGGTTATGTGCTGATGTATTTCTTAAGAGGAAG TCTTCCTTGGCAAGGCCTGAAAGCTGGCACAAAGAAGCAAAAGTATGACAGAATCAGTGAAAAGAAAATGCTGACACCAGTTGAG GTCCTCTGTAAATCGTATCCATCAGAGTTTACTGCATACTTTCATTACTGTAGATCACTACGATTTGAAGATAAACCGGATTACTCCTATTTGAAGAGACTCTTCCGTGACTTATTTATCCGCGAGG GGTACCAACTAGATTATGTATTTGACTGGACCATTATGAAGTATCCTCAGTTTAGAGATAAAAGCAAACTTCAG TCTAGTGGCAAGATTAGTGGGTTGGCAGGCCCTTCTGCAGAAAGGACTGATAGAACTGCAG CTGAAGCTTTGTTTAGAAGAACTGGATCTGGTTCTGGTCACAATCGAGAACACACCAAGCACAGAAGTCTTCTAGAGTCACTGATGCCATCCAAG ACTGTTGATTCGGATAAAACAaggccatcatcatcatcgcgcAACGGAAGCACGTCAAGAAGAGCCGTGCTTTCATCAAGCAAACCAAGCTCTTCTGGAGATCCAAGCGACCCAAACCGCATGGGTCGCCTGGTCCCAAGTAGCAGCAGCCGTCCACCGACTGCCCAAAGGGCACATCCTTCAGGTGGAGCTGAGATGAGATCATCGTCTTTGTCAAAAATCGGAAGGTCTTCACATGATGATGCTATCAGGAACTTTGAGCTCCTCTCACTTGGTGCAGACAGGAGAAAATAA
- the LOC110436292 gene encoding casein kinase 1-like isoform X1 produces MEHVVGGKFKLGKKIGSGSFGELYLAVNVQNGEEVAVKLESVKSRHPQLHYESKLYMLLQGGTGIPHLKWFGVEGEYNVMVIDLLGPSLEDLFNYCSRKFSLKTVLMLADQMISRVEYMHTRGFLHRDIKPDNFLMGLGRKANQVFVIDYGLAKKYRDLQTHKHIPYRENKNLTGTARYASVNTHLGVEQSRRDDLESLGYVLMYFLRGSLPWQGLKAGTKKQKYDRISEKKMLTPVEVLCKSYPSEFTAYFHYCRSLRFEDKPDYSYLKRLFRDLFIREGYQLDYVFDWTIMKYPQFRDKSKLQSSGKISGLAGPSAERTDRTAAEALFRRTGSGSGHNREHTKHRSLLESLMPSKVTVDSDKTRPSSSSRNGSTSRRAVLSSSKPSSSGDPSDPNRMGRLVPSSSSRPPTAQRAHPSGGAEMRSSSLSKIGRSSHDDAIRNFELLSLGADRRK; encoded by the exons ATGGAGCACGTGGTCGGGGGCAAGTTCAAGCTCGGGAAGAAGATCGGGAGCGGATCCTTTGGGGAGCTCTACCTCG CCGTGAACGTGCAGAATGGCGAGGAGGTGGCTGTCAAACTG GAATCGGTCAAATCACGACATCCACAGCTTCACTATGAATCAAAACTATACATGCTTTTGCAGGGTGGAA CTGGGATTCCACATCTTAAGTGGTTCGGGGTGGAGGGGGAGTACAATGTCATGGTGATTGATCTGCTTGGTCCAAGTCTGGAGGACTTATTTAACTACTGCAGCAGAAAGTTCTCCCTTAAAACAGTACTAATGCTTGCTGATCAGATG ATCAGTAGAGTAGAATATATGCACACGAGGGGGTTTCTACATCGTGATATCAAGCCTGATAATTTCCTCATGGGTTTAGGACGTAAAGCAAACCAG GTATTTGTCATTGACTATGGCCTTGCGAAAAAGTATCGAGATCTCCAAACTCATAAGCACATACCATACAG GGAAAACAAAAATCTCACAGGAACAGCACGATATGCCAGTGTAAATACCCATCTTGGAGTAG AGCAAAGCAGAAGAGATGATCTGGAATCTCTTGGTTATGTGCTGATGTATTTCTTAAGAGGAAG TCTTCCTTGGCAAGGCCTGAAAGCTGGCACAAAGAAGCAAAAGTATGACAGAATCAGTGAAAAGAAAATGCTGACACCAGTTGAG GTCCTCTGTAAATCGTATCCATCAGAGTTTACTGCATACTTTCATTACTGTAGATCACTACGATTTGAAGATAAACCGGATTACTCCTATTTGAAGAGACTCTTCCGTGACTTATTTATCCGCGAGG GGTACCAACTAGATTATGTATTTGACTGGACCATTATGAAGTATCCTCAGTTTAGAGATAAAAGCAAACTTCAG TCTAGTGGCAAGATTAGTGGGTTGGCAGGCCCTTCTGCAGAAAGGACTGATAGAACTGCAG CTGAAGCTTTGTTTAGAAGAACTGGATCTGGTTCTGGTCACAATCGAGAACACACCAAGCACAGAAGTCTTCTAGAGTCACTGATGCCATCCAAGGTG ACTGTTGATTCGGATAAAACAaggccatcatcatcatcgcgcAACGGAAGCACGTCAAGAAGAGCCGTGCTTTCATCAAGCAAACCAAGCTCTTCTGGAGATCCAAGCGACCCAAACCGCATGGGTCGCCTGGTCCCAAGTAGCAGCAGCCGTCCACCGACTGCCCAAAGGGCACATCCTTCAGGTGGAGCTGAGATGAGATCATCGTCTTTGTCAAAAATCGGAAGGTCTTCACATGATGATGCTATCAGGAACTTTGAGCTCCTCTCACTTGGTGCAGACAGGAGAAAATAA
- the LOC8054275 gene encoding dCTP pyrophosphatase 1 gives MEGDKKAAAAAMAEEAVVEQKTKAAAAAAAGDVSLKELSKRLNDFAKERDWEQYHSPRNLLLAMIAEVGELSELFMWKGEVRKGLADWDEAEKEHLGEELSDVLLYLIRLSDMCGVDLGDAATRKIVKNAVKYPAPSKEGA, from the exons ATGGAGGGCGACaagaaggcggcggcggcggccatggcggaggAGGCTGTGGTGGAGCAGAAGacgaaggcggcggcggctgctgctgctggcgatGTGAGCCTGAAGGAGCTGTCCAAGAGGCTCAACGACTTCGCCAAGGAGAGGGACTGGGAGCAGTACCATAGCCCCAGGAACCTGCTGCTCGCCATG ATCGCTGAAGTCGGGGAGCTGTCAGAGCTGTTCATGTGGAAAGGGGAGGTGCGGAAGGGCCTCGCGGACTGGGACGAGGCCGAGAAGGAGCACCTCGGCGAGGAGCTCTCCGACGTGCTGCTCTACTTGATCCGCCTCTCCGACATGTGCGGCGTCGACCTCGGCGACGCCGCCACCAGGAAGATCGTCAAGAACGCCGTCAAGTACCCGGCGCCATCAAAGGAAGGCGCCTGA
- the LOC8054272 gene encoding putative pentatricopeptide repeat-containing protein At3g23330, which yields MSVSEAVYTPWPPPLSWAHQIRMAAAQGHFRDAISLFLRMRACAAPRSSVPASLPAALKSCAALGLSALGASLHALAIRSGAFADRFTANALLNLYCKLPCSYLHSTGVTSVGGTGSSTALESVRKVFDEMIERDVVSWNTLVLGCAEEGRHHEALVLVRKMWREGFRPDSFTLSSVLPIFAECADVKRGSEVHGFAVRNGFDNDVFVGSSLIDMYANCTRTDYSVKVFDNLPVRDPILWNSVLAGCAQNGSVEEALGIFRRMLQTGVRPVPVTFSSLIPVCGNLASLRFGKQLHAYVIRGGFEDNVFISSSLIDMYCKCGEISIAHHIFDRMCSPDVVSWTAMIMGYALHGPAREALVLFERMELGNAKPNHITFLAVLTACSHAGLVDKGWKYFKSMSDHYGIVPTLEHCAALADILGRAGELDEAYNFISKMQIKPTASVWSTLLRACRVHKNTMLAEEVAKKIMELEPRSIGSHVVLSNMYSASGRWNEAAHLRKSMRKKGMKKDPACSWIEVKNKLHVFVAHDRSHPWYDRIIDALNVFSEQMAREGHVPNTEDVFQDIEEEQKAYVLCGHSEKLAIVFGIISTPAGTRIRVMKNLRVCIDCHTVTKFISKLADREIVVRDANRFHHFKDGNCSCGDFW from the coding sequence ATGTCCGTTTCCGAGGCCGTCTACACACCATGGCCGCCCCCGCTCTCATGGGCACACCAGATCCGCATGGCCGCCGCCCAGGGCCACTTCCGCGACGCTATCTCCCTCTTCCTCCGGATGCGCGCCTGCGCCGCGCCACGCTCGTCTGTCCCGGCCTCCCTCCCGGCCGCGCTCAAGTCCTGTGCCGCCCTAGGCCTCAGCGCCCTCGGCGCCTCCCTCCACGCGCTGGCCATCCGCTCCGGTGCATTCGCCGACCGCTTCACCGCCAACGCCCTCCTCAACCTCTACTGCAAGCTCCCGTGTTCGTATCTCCACTCCACTGGTGTGACCAGCGTGGGTGGCACCGGATCATCGACCGCATTGGAGAGCGTGCGCAAGGTGTTCGACGAAATGATCGAGAGGGACGTGGTGTCCTGGAACACTCTGGTGCTGGGCTGTGCGGAGGAAGGGAGGCACCATGAAGCGCTGGTCTTGGTCAGGAAGATGTGGAGGGAAGGGTTTAGGCCTGACTCGTTCACCTTATCCAGCGTGCTGCCAATCTTCGCAGAGTGTGCCGATGTCAAGAGAGGATCGGAGGTGCATGGTTTTGCAGTCAGGAATGGGTTTGACAACGATGTATTTGTTGGCAGTAGCCTGATTGATATGTATGCGAATTGCACAAGGACGGATTACTCTGTCAAAGTGTTTGACAACCTCCCGGTACGAGACCCAATTCTGTGGAACTCCGTGCTTGCAGGTTGTGCACAAAATGGTTCAGTTGAGGAGGCTCTTGGAATATTCCGTCGGATGCTGCAGACTGGAGTTAGACCTGTGCCTGTGACTTTCTCGAGCCTCATACCTGTCTGTGGTAATTTGGCATCCTTGCGCTTTGGGAAGCAGCTGCATGCCTATGTGATCCGTGGTGGGTTTGAAGATAATGTGTTTATATCTAGCTCCCTGATTGACATGTACTGCAAATGTGGGGAGATTAGCATTGCTCATCACATCTTTGACAGGATGTGTTCACCAGATGTTGTATCATGGACTGCGATGATCATGGGGTATGCATTGCATGGTCCAGCAAGAGAGGCACTTGTGCTGTTTGAGAGAATGGAACTGGGAAATGCAAAGCCTAATCATATCACCTTTCTTGCGGTTCTGACTGCATGTAGTCATGCTGGATTAGTGGATAAAGGCTGGAAATATTTCAAGAGTATGTCAGATCATTATGGAATTGTTCCTACCCTAGAGCATTGTGCAGCGCTTGCTGATATCCTTGGTCGTGCAGGAGAGTTAGATGAAGCATACAATTTTATATCGAAGATGCAAATAAAACCAACTGCGAGTGTCTGGTCCACATTGTTAAGGGCTTGCAGGGTCCATAAAAATACAATGTTAGCTGAGGAAGTAGCCAAGAAAATTATGGAGCTTGAACCTAGGAGCATTGGATCTCATGTAGTCTTGTCAAATATGTATTCAGCTTCTGGGAGATGGAATGAAGCAGCACACCTacgaaaatctatgagaaaaaAGGGTATGAAGAAGGACCCAGCTTGCAGTTGGATTGAAGTGAAGAACAAACTGCATGTCTTTGTAGCTCATGATAGGTCCCACCCTTGGTATGACAGGATTATTGATGCACTGAATGTTTTCTCAGAGCAGATGGCACGCGAAGGGCATGTACCCAATACAGAGGATGTTTTCCAGGATATTGAAGAAGAGCAGAAGGCATATGTGTTATGTGGTCACAGTGAGAAACTTGCTATAGTGTTTGGTATTATAAGCACACCTGCTGGAACAAGAATTCGTGTGATGAAGAATCTCCGAGTCTGTATTGATTGCCACACAGTAACTAAATTTATTTCAAAGTTAGCTGATAGGGAGATTGTTGTGCGTGATGCAAACCGTTTCCACCACTTTAAGGATGGAAATTGTTCCTGTGGGGACTTTTGGTGA